A region of Alteromonadaceae bacterium 2753L.S.0a.02 DNA encodes the following proteins:
- a CDS encoding DNA-binding MarR family transcriptional regulator has product MSSVEDVLVALRRVIRATDLHSKHLAKTTGLTAPQILLLQTIRNKGEVTIGELAIDISLSQATVTTILDRLEKRALVYRARSTEDKRKVHAYLTEHGKAVLQEAPIPLQQHFTKQFRDLEEWEQTMIISALQRVAKMMDAQHIDASPVLDIGVLDRHTSVEKNDSSPGKK; this is encoded by the coding sequence TTGAGTAGTGTTGAAGATGTTTTAGTTGCATTGCGCCGAGTGATTAGAGCTACCGACCTACACTCCAAGCACCTGGCGAAAACTACCGGACTTACGGCGCCACAAATTTTGCTGCTGCAAACCATTCGCAATAAGGGCGAGGTTACTATTGGCGAGTTGGCGATTGATATAAGCCTCAGCCAGGCAACCGTTACGACGATTCTGGACCGCCTGGAAAAACGCGCATTGGTTTATCGAGCGCGCTCAACAGAGGATAAACGCAAGGTACATGCGTACCTCACGGAACATGGTAAAGCCGTCTTACAGGAAGCTCCTATCCCCTTACAGCAACACTTCACAAAACAATTCCGCGACCTCGAGGAATGGGAGCAAACCATGATAATTTCCGCACTGCAACGGGTTGCTAAAATGATGGATGCCCAACATATTGACGCCTCCCCAGTGTTAGATATCGGCGTACTGGATCGCCACACGTCTGTCGAAAAAAACGATTCAAGCCCTGGAAAAAAATAA
- a CDS encoding acetolactate synthase-1/2/3 large subunit, whose protein sequence is MSIDLFGKQTKTTSPSKIQDAADLIIHYLENIGVTHVFGVPGGAIEPFYNGLARSTRRGGLQAVGACHESAAAYMADGYQRESGKLGVCVATSGPGATNLITGVACAHDNNIPMLVITGQPTIASFGKGALQEGACTGVNVIGMFRHCTKYNSLVSHIDQLETKLANAILRAHQSPQGPVHLSIPVDILRSPLAGKAELYDLNKQLALQNSACDEQGVAELLEELRSAHQPLFFIGSGTSEAIDKIMQLVELCDARFVTTPDAKGLINIRHKAYRGVFGLGGHSSAMYGIELNKSIAVAFGTGFGEFLSAGWNKALLNNKLIHVDASINHLLQTPMAKLHVQGPIAKICEKILDKLRLERGPVSDNNTNYFPKVNPMVVLEEPSKYQSNAIPIKPQRLMKELSENFPSSTRFVVDAGNSMMWAPHYLQPNNARKTHLSCEPNQLPFGERRNHSANWLRLTLNFAPMGWAIGAAVGVARANQSGPVVCITGDGSYLMSGQEITVAAREKLPVVFVILNDGVYGMVMHGQRLAGAEPIGFELPVIDFAKMAEAMGIANFTIKSPSDFEQLQQQQIANLSGPLLLDVRIDREEVPPMIMRLKSLGTAQQESMAS, encoded by the coding sequence GTGAGTATTGATTTATTTGGTAAACAAACCAAAACCACTTCCCCAAGCAAAATACAGGATGCAGCAGATTTAATTATTCACTACCTGGAAAATATTGGCGTTACCCATGTATTTGGTGTGCCGGGTGGCGCCATTGAACCTTTCTACAATGGTCTCGCGCGAAGTACGCGCCGTGGTGGCTTGCAGGCCGTTGGTGCTTGCCACGAGTCAGCGGCTGCCTACATGGCCGACGGCTATCAGCGCGAATCCGGCAAGCTAGGTGTGTGCGTCGCAACTTCTGGCCCAGGTGCAACCAATTTAATAACAGGAGTTGCCTGCGCGCACGATAATAATATTCCCATGTTGGTCATAACCGGGCAGCCGACGATCGCGTCGTTTGGGAAGGGAGCGTTACAGGAAGGCGCCTGTACCGGTGTGAATGTCATTGGCATGTTTCGCCACTGCACCAAATACAATTCTTTGGTTTCCCATATTGACCAGCTGGAAACAAAATTGGCGAATGCGATTTTACGTGCTCACCAATCACCGCAAGGTCCGGTGCATCTCTCTATACCTGTGGATATTTTAAGAAGCCCTCTAGCTGGCAAAGCTGAACTCTACGATTTAAACAAGCAATTGGCGTTGCAGAACAGCGCTTGCGATGAACAAGGTGTCGCAGAGTTACTCGAAGAATTGCGCAGCGCACACCAGCCTTTGTTTTTTATCGGCAGCGGTACCAGTGAAGCTATCGACAAAATCATGCAACTCGTGGAACTGTGCGATGCTCGCTTCGTTACCACGCCCGATGCCAAGGGATTAATAAACATTCGCCACAAAGCTTATCGCGGGGTTTTTGGTTTGGGCGGTCATTCCAGTGCCATGTACGGTATTGAACTCAATAAATCCATCGCTGTTGCTTTTGGTACAGGCTTCGGTGAATTTCTCTCTGCAGGCTGGAATAAAGCACTGCTCAACAATAAATTAATTCATGTGGATGCCAGCATTAACCATCTGCTACAAACGCCGATGGCCAAGCTGCATGTACAGGGGCCAATTGCAAAAATCTGCGAAAAAATACTGGATAAGTTGCGATTAGAACGCGGGCCTGTATCGGATAACAATACAAATTATTTTCCAAAAGTGAACCCCATGGTAGTGCTGGAAGAACCCAGTAAATATCAATCGAATGCTATTCCAATTAAGCCGCAACGCTTAATGAAAGAACTCTCAGAAAATTTCCCGAGCAGTACACGTTTTGTGGTTGATGCCGGTAATAGCATGATGTGGGCGCCTCACTACCTTCAGCCCAACAATGCCAGAAAAACACACTTATCGTGTGAACCCAATCAGCTGCCATTTGGTGAACGCCGTAATCATTCTGCTAACTGGCTGCGTCTTACTTTGAATTTTGCACCGATGGGTTGGGCGATTGGCGCAGCGGTTGGAGTTGCTCGCGCGAACCAGAGTGGCCCGGTTGTGTGCATCACTGGCGATGGTTCCTACCTTATGAGTGGCCAGGAAATTACCGTAGCCGCGCGGGAAAAACTTCCCGTGGTATTCGTTATTTTAAATGATGGAGTCTATGGCATGGTCATGCACGGTCAACGCTTGGCTGGCGCAGAACCCATTGGTTTTGAATTGCCTGTTATTGATTTTGCGAAAATGGCTGAGGCCATGGGTATCGCAAATTTCACCATTAAATCCCCGAGCGATTTTGAGCAACTTCAGCAGCAACAAATTGCCAACCTATCGGGGCCTTTGCTGCTGGATGTGCGTATTGACCGCGAAGAAGTTCCGCCAATGATCATGCGTTTAAAAAGTCTTGGCACTGCACAACAGGAGTCTATGGCCTCATGA
- a CDS encoding citrate synthase — MKQSVDREVKRRDEKFVAKTETKIWLEACCEDNPYIAENVYCHGYDILDLMENCNVIEVVFLLYKGELPSLEQREIFEKLFIGLINPGPRHAATRAAMNVGVGKTHPVHLLPIASMVMGGEKAAGEVEAAMRFFRKSYRKPAAQVVAELSLHAGQDWQRPVPGFGQSYGGIDVLSAKLGCYLSGLPGAAEILNWGQEFSQLLAEKSAGWLSTGLAAAVFSDLGLHPKFAGPLYQLIAAPGLIAHGMEMYTKPLTAMPYVKDENYVVENRK, encoded by the coding sequence ATGAAACAATCCGTTGATCGAGAAGTGAAAAGGCGCGATGAAAAATTCGTTGCAAAAACCGAGACCAAAATCTGGTTGGAAGCCTGCTGTGAAGATAACCCCTATATTGCAGAAAACGTTTATTGCCACGGCTATGACATTTTAGATCTTATGGAAAACTGCAACGTAATCGAAGTGGTTTTCTTGCTTTATAAAGGTGAGCTTCCCTCGCTTGAACAACGAGAGATTTTTGAAAAGTTATTTATTGGTCTGATAAATCCAGGCCCACGGCACGCGGCAACCCGTGCGGCGATGAATGTCGGCGTTGGCAAAACTCACCCGGTACATCTGCTTCCCATCGCATCCATGGTTATGGGGGGAGAAAAAGCGGCCGGTGAAGTAGAGGCTGCTATGCGTTTTTTTCGTAAAAGCTATCGCAAGCCGGCTGCGCAGGTTGTTGCTGAGTTAAGCCTGCACGCAGGGCAAGACTGGCAACGCCCGGTTCCGGGATTCGGCCAAAGTTACGGTGGAATTGATGTGCTAAGCGCGAAGCTTGGCTGCTATTTAAGCGGCTTGCCAGGTGCTGCTGAGATTTTGAACTGGGGCCAGGAATTTTCGCAGCTACTTGCAGAAAAATCTGCAGGTTGGCTAAGTACCGGTTTGGCCGCAGCCGTATTTTCTGATTTGGGCTTGCACCCCAAATTTGCCGGGCCACTTTACCAACTAATTGCTGCGCCTGGGCTTATTGCTCACGGCATGGAAATGTATACCAAACCACTCACCGCCATGCCTTATGTAAAGGATGAAAATTATGTTGTCGAAAACCGCAAGTAA
- a CDS encoding 3-oxoacyl-[acyl-carrier-protein] reductase: MNYKKKVALVTGSSKGIGLGVAREFLQQGYCVAVTSRSADTAKTTAHLLSEETGGYCEGFAYDMNDPAAPANLITELLAQFGRLDVLVNNALANTINAPILETPDEVLDAAIIANISSAIKLCKHAQNALLVTGGNVVTIGSSITNRYVSGLPLYAMLKSGLEKLTQALAADWAAQGIRLNVVNPGFTHSGAAKDLGLNDEQIAGLYQYLAQFQPLGTAQPQDVAGVVSFLASDSAAKITGAVFDVDGGHRIQGHSLFPQ, from the coding sequence ATGAATTACAAAAAAAAAGTAGCACTTGTTACCGGCTCTAGTAAAGGTATCGGTCTGGGTGTTGCCAGAGAGTTTTTGCAGCAGGGCTACTGTGTCGCGGTGACGTCACGCAGTGCTGATACGGCGAAAACCACTGCGCACTTGCTCAGCGAAGAAACAGGAGGCTATTGTGAGGGCTTCGCATACGATATGAATGATCCGGCCGCGCCGGCAAATTTAATTACTGAATTGCTCGCGCAATTCGGTCGCTTGGATGTACTGGTAAACAACGCACTCGCGAATACCATAAATGCACCGATACTGGAAACACCCGATGAAGTGTTGGATGCAGCGATAATCGCCAATATATCCAGCGCTATAAAACTTTGTAAGCACGCGCAAAACGCCTTGCTGGTGACGGGTGGCAATGTAGTGACGATAGGTTCTTCAATTACCAATCGTTATGTGAGCGGTCTGCCTTTGTATGCGATGCTGAAATCCGGTCTTGAAAAGTTAACCCAGGCGCTCGCGGCGGATTGGGCCGCGCAAGGTATTCGTCTGAACGTGGTTAATCCGGGGTTTACACATTCCGGTGCAGCAAAGGACTTAGGTTTGAACGATGAACAAATCGCTGGCTTGTATCAGTATTTGGCGCAATTCCAGCCGCTGGGTACGGCGCAGCCACAAGATGTTGCTGGTGTGGTAAGTTTTCTCGCGTCGGACAGTGCCGCTAAAATCACCGGTGCGGTATTTGATGTGGACGGTGGTCATCGTATTCAGGGGCACAGTTTATTCCCTCAATAA
- a CDS encoding iron complex outermembrane receptor protein: MRKARILHISCSLWLGGVFAGFAAEVRAEIHQNTHTDAQNSIFSLSLEELSQVTVSIATGTENTLKSAPAITSVITANDILKLGARTLDEVLETVPGLHVSLSGVNRLDSIYSMRGIHTGFNPHVLLLLDGNPVQWTLQGGRPILYRLPANMVDRIEVIRGPGSAMYGSDAFSGVINVITKTADTIEHNEIAVRGGSFNTRDVWANLGYQLGNWQTSANFTYMSSEGDQDRIVDQDLQTVLDAQLGTDASHAPGPLATDYEIVDLHLKASNPLWDLNFWHWSTRNTGNGAGGAQALDPKTKEYFRSFFFDVKWHPETEFWGWRHTLKTTYFNHKSEGNLTLLPENAVAPIGADGNINFNNPVGVTLFTDGVIGQPAGVTEEVFAEWVATKHFFEAHQLRIASGYKEQTLESEEKKNFGPGVLDGTQQVVDGSLTDVSNTPYKFVPDTNRKIFHLALQDEWQLAQNWALTGGVRYDRYSDFGGTTNPRFALVWNTSAVLTTKFLYGSAFRAPSFGELLFQNNPATIGNPDLEPETIDTAEVAFSYSPFSRVRADLNIYHYQAENMIEFVPGDAGSTAQNIGNQNGEGFEFEVKWSARDNLDFTVNGAWQKSYNTETKERIADAPARQAMFMANWEFQHNWLANLRGKWIADRQRMLGDQRPQINDYSLVELQLIRRDLLPGFDISFKALNLFDADAREPSSGVIANDYPLEGRGFWLQLLYRLQN, encoded by the coding sequence ATGAGAAAGGCGCGTATTCTACACATAAGCTGTTCACTCTGGTTGGGGGGTGTGTTTGCGGGGTTCGCGGCAGAAGTCCGCGCTGAAATCCACCAAAATACACACACAGATGCGCAGAATTCTATTTTTTCTTTGTCACTTGAGGAGCTTTCTCAGGTTACTGTATCTATTGCGACGGGCACTGAAAATACCCTAAAGAGCGCGCCTGCAATAACCTCTGTAATCACAGCAAACGACATCCTGAAGTTGGGAGCCAGAACCCTTGATGAGGTGTTGGAAACCGTTCCGGGTTTACACGTTTCACTGTCTGGTGTAAATCGCCTCGATTCTATTTATTCCATGCGCGGCATCCACACGGGGTTTAACCCCCATGTTTTATTACTGTTGGATGGCAACCCGGTGCAGTGGACATTGCAGGGTGGCCGCCCAATACTCTATCGTCTGCCTGCCAATATGGTTGATCGTATCGAAGTGATTCGCGGCCCGGGCTCAGCGATGTATGGTTCCGATGCGTTTTCAGGAGTGATAAACGTAATCACCAAAACGGCAGATACTATCGAGCACAATGAAATTGCGGTTCGCGGCGGTTCTTTTAATACGCGAGACGTGTGGGCTAATCTCGGTTATCAATTGGGCAATTGGCAAACCTCTGCGAATTTTACCTACATGAGTTCCGAAGGGGATCAAGATCGAATTGTTGATCAGGATTTACAAACAGTACTGGATGCCCAACTTGGAACAGATGCTTCCCACGCTCCCGGGCCCTTAGCTACTGATTACGAAATTGTCGATTTACACCTCAAAGCATCGAACCCACTATGGGATTTGAATTTCTGGCATTGGTCTACGCGTAATACAGGTAATGGCGCCGGTGGTGCCCAAGCGTTAGACCCCAAAACCAAAGAGTATTTTCGATCATTTTTTTTCGATGTTAAATGGCACCCCGAGACCGAATTTTGGGGTTGGCGGCACACCCTTAAAACCACTTACTTCAATCACAAATCGGAAGGCAATTTAACCTTATTGCCGGAAAACGCTGTGGCGCCTATTGGTGCAGACGGTAATATTAATTTTAACAATCCAGTTGGTGTTACCCTGTTTACCGACGGTGTAATTGGCCAACCCGCAGGAGTTACCGAAGAAGTATTTGCGGAGTGGGTTGCAACCAAACACTTCTTCGAGGCTCACCAATTGCGGATTGCCTCCGGGTACAAAGAGCAAACTCTGGAGAGTGAAGAAAAGAAAAATTTCGGCCCGGGTGTTTTAGATGGAACCCAACAAGTTGTCGATGGATCTCTCACTGACGTGAGTAACACGCCGTATAAGTTTGTACCGGATACCAACCGCAAAATTTTCCATCTGGCATTACAGGACGAATGGCAACTTGCCCAAAATTGGGCACTTACGGGGGGCGTGCGGTACGACAGGTATTCTGATTTTGGCGGAACCACAAACCCCCGCTTTGCCTTGGTCTGGAACACATCAGCAGTATTAACCACAAAATTTCTCTACGGCTCAGCTTTTCGCGCCCCTTCATTTGGAGAGTTACTCTTCCAGAATAACCCAGCCACAATTGGCAACCCCGATCTCGAACCGGAAACTATCGATACCGCCGAGGTCGCATTTTCCTATTCGCCGTTCAGTAGAGTCCGTGCCGACCTAAATATCTACCATTACCAGGCAGAAAATATGATTGAATTTGTTCCCGGTGATGCGGGTTCAACTGCGCAAAATATTGGGAATCAAAATGGTGAAGGTTTTGAGTTCGAGGTGAAATGGTCGGCACGCGATAATCTGGACTTTACCGTGAACGGTGCTTGGCAAAAATCTTACAACACCGAAACCAAAGAACGCATCGCAGATGCTCCAGCTCGTCAGGCGATGTTTATGGCCAACTGGGAGTTCCAACACAACTGGTTGGCTAACCTTAGGGGAAAATGGATCGCGGACCGACAGCGTATGCTCGGTGATCAAAGACCACAGATTAATGACTACTCTCTTGTCGAGTTGCAACTTATTCGACGTGACTTGCTACCAGGTTTCGATATTTCGTTTAAAGCGCTTAACTTGTTTGATGCAGACGCACGCGAACCCAGTTCAGGCGTAATCGCAAACGACTACCCACTAGAGGGGAGGGGTTTTTGGTTGCAGTTGCTCTATCGCCTTCAGAATTAA
- a CDS encoding putative membrane protein YdjX (TVP38/TMEM64 family), which produces MQKPPRQLHPLIKIMLLLGVCFTSLFVVINATGVITTENIKQWFELAHRAKPIYIAGTVVALLFIDLFFSVPTLTITMLSGYFLGPIAGAFAALTGLLLTGTCGYLLSQKYGNWLLTRLEKDPIKRKKAKVAFQQHGAIVIVLSRALPMLPEICACLAGMTGMPFTKFILYWLLSTVPYADSRVVCGRSKHTFYTSTCALHRSRNNRGLMGNVVLHELFREEAK; this is translated from the coding sequence ATGCAAAAACCGCCCCGCCAATTGCACCCCCTTATTAAAATAATGCTCCTACTCGGAGTTTGCTTCACCAGCCTTTTCGTAGTGATAAATGCAACAGGCGTGATAACGACAGAAAATATCAAACAATGGTTTGAATTGGCGCACCGGGCTAAGCCCATTTATATTGCAGGTACAGTTGTAGCCCTACTCTTTATTGATCTGTTTTTTTCCGTTCCGACCTTAACAATTACGATGTTAAGCGGCTACTTTCTGGGCCCAATTGCCGGGGCGTTTGCGGCTCTTACTGGTTTGCTATTAACGGGTACTTGCGGTTACCTGCTAAGCCAAAAATACGGCAATTGGCTACTGACCCGGTTGGAGAAAGACCCCATTAAACGCAAAAAAGCAAAAGTTGCATTCCAGCAGCACGGCGCAATTGTGATTGTGCTTTCCCGGGCTTTGCCCATGCTGCCGGAAATCTGTGCTTGCTTAGCCGGTATGACAGGCATGCCTTTCACAAAATTCATCTTATATTGGCTGCTTAGCACCGTACCCTACGCCGATAGCCGCGTCGTTTGCGGGCGCAGCAAGCACACCTTCTACACCTCAACCTGCGCTCTACACCGCAGTCGCAATAACCGTGGGCTTATGGGCAATGTGGTTTTGCATGAGCTTTTTAGAGAGGAAGCGAAGTAA
- a CDS encoding citrate synthase — translation MLSKTASKTVASLEAGRNCIKSRNGGWLPGEGVFVHGHRLLEDLVLNKSYMQIVVLNATGRLVSRELADWMEAILGCMSWPDPRIWCNQIGALAGETQATVSAATVAGTLAADSRAYGQGTLVKGVEFIKNALAKQQQGKTAVEITAEEIKSNRGKPNIMGFARPLAQGDERVAAMEKLTEKLGFKRGPHLQLAYDIEAELLAQFGESMNIAGYMSAFLADHNFSASEIYSVYAVSVMSGVMACHVEYADQPAHSFLPLRCDDINYTGTPVRSVKSI, via the coding sequence ATGTTGTCGAAAACCGCAAGTAAAACCGTTGCTAGTCTAGAGGCTGGGCGCAATTGCATTAAATCCCGCAACGGCGGTTGGTTGCCGGGTGAGGGGGTTTTCGTTCATGGTCACCGCTTGTTGGAAGATCTGGTGCTGAACAAATCCTACATGCAAATTGTTGTGCTTAACGCGACGGGAAGATTGGTGAGTCGTGAGCTGGCAGATTGGATGGAAGCCATTCTCGGCTGTATGAGCTGGCCCGATCCGCGCATCTGGTGCAATCAAATTGGTGCCTTGGCTGGAGAAACCCAAGCGACAGTTTCTGCGGCTACCGTTGCGGGTACCCTGGCTGCAGATTCTCGCGCCTATGGTCAGGGCACTCTCGTTAAGGGCGTTGAATTTATTAAAAATGCGCTCGCGAAACAGCAGCAAGGTAAAACGGCCGTTGAAATTACTGCAGAAGAAATTAAATCCAATCGCGGCAAGCCGAATATTATGGGTTTTGCTCGCCCATTGGCGCAAGGGGATGAACGTGTCGCCGCCATGGAAAAGCTTACCGAGAAATTGGGTTTTAAGCGTGGCCCGCATTTGCAATTGGCGTACGACATCGAAGCCGAATTACTCGCACAATTTGGCGAGAGCATGAATATCGCGGGATACATGTCGGCTTTTCTCGCCGATCACAATTTTAGCGCTTCTGAGATATACAGCGTTTATGCCGTATCCGTTATGAGCGGCGTGATGGCTTGCCACGTGGAATACGCCGATCAGCCAGCCCACAGTTTTTTACCCTTACGGTGTGATGATATTAATTACACCGGCACTCCTGTTCGTTCCGTTAAATCGATTTGA
- a CDS encoding diaminobutyrate-2-oxoglutarate transaminase, with amino-acid sequence MKIFEEIESEVQSYARSFPRIFKRAKGELMWDEDDKQYLDFLAGAGTLNYGHNNPLFKPFLMEYIAGDGITHGLDLHTRAKGEFLQAFNEKILKPRNMEYMVQFTGPTGTNAVEAAMKIARNVTGQQNIVTFTNGFHGVSLGALAATGNSHHRDAAGVSLSGTHRMPYDGYLGENIDTTEYLDKVLTDSSSGINSPAAVIVETVQGEGGINVASAQWLRNLQAVCRKHGILLIVDDIQAGNGRTGDFFSFEEAGIEPDIITLSKSLGGYGLPFAVVLMKPELDQWKPGEHNGTFRGNNLAFVTAKAAIDCYWSDRRFSNEVNRKGRYISQRLADIVGRYGEGNFTARGRGMFQGINCVNGEIASRITSAAFKKGLIIETSGADDQVVKLLCPLVISDENLKKGIDIIEASIREVCLKDFEIPEERVYFEAC; translated from the coding sequence ATGAAAATATTTGAAGAAATTGAATCTGAAGTACAGAGCTATGCCCGCTCGTTCCCCCGCATTTTTAAGCGCGCCAAAGGTGAGCTCATGTGGGATGAAGACGATAAGCAGTATCTGGATTTCCTCGCAGGTGCCGGTACCTTAAATTACGGGCATAACAATCCATTATTTAAGCCTTTTTTAATGGAATATATAGCGGGCGACGGCATAACCCACGGTTTGGATTTGCACACCCGTGCGAAGGGTGAATTTTTACAGGCGTTTAACGAAAAAATTTTAAAGCCGCGTAACATGGAATACATGGTGCAATTTACAGGCCCCACCGGCACTAATGCCGTCGAGGCGGCAATGAAAATTGCGCGCAATGTTACCGGTCAGCAGAATATAGTCACCTTCACTAACGGTTTTCACGGCGTAAGTTTGGGCGCACTCGCCGCAACGGGAAACTCGCATCATCGTGATGCCGCAGGCGTTAGCTTAAGTGGTACCCACCGCATGCCCTACGATGGCTATCTCGGCGAAAACATCGATACTACAGAATATCTCGATAAAGTACTCACCGATTCCAGCAGCGGTATTAATTCACCCGCCGCGGTGATTGTGGAAACTGTACAGGGTGAAGGCGGTATTAACGTGGCCAGTGCCCAGTGGCTTCGCAATTTGCAAGCGGTTTGCAGGAAACACGGCATATTGTTAATTGTGGATGATATTCAGGCCGGTAATGGTCGTACTGGTGACTTCTTCAGTTTTGAGGAAGCCGGTATTGAGCCGGATATTATAACCTTGTCGAAATCACTGGGGGGTTATGGTTTACCTTTTGCCGTGGTACTGATGAAACCCGAGCTGGATCAGTGGAAACCTGGCGAACACAATGGCACCTTTCGTGGCAACAATCTCGCATTTGTCACAGCGAAGGCCGCCATTGATTGTTATTGGAGTGATCGGCGCTTTAGCAACGAAGTTAATCGTAAAGGACGCTATATTTCACAGCGCCTTGCCGATATTGTAGGTCGTTATGGTGAAGGGAATTTCACTGCCAGAGGGCGTGGGATGTTTCAGGGAATTAACTGTGTGAACGGCGAAATCGCCAGCAGAATAACCAGTGCCGCTTTTAAAAAAGGCTTAATCATTGAAACCAGCGGCGCTGATGATCAAGTTGTTAAATTACTCTGTCCGTTGGTGATCAGCGACGAAAATCTGAAAAAAGGCATTGATATTATCGAAGCTTCGATTCGCGAAGTGTGTCTCAAAGATTTTGAAATTCCTGAAGAGCGGGTGTATTTCGAGGCATGTTAG
- a CDS encoding L-2,4-diaminobutyric acid acetyltransferase: MPESFLSSNESIVLKIPSLQHGMDVFNLVARCPPLDANSSYCNLLQCSHFSETSVAAYMGDEMVGFVSAYRIPDHPHILFIWQVAVAERARGRGLASLMVGHILERPQCASVTYLETSITQSNAASWAFFKRLAQRLRADLNSTSWMEKDVHFDGQHDSEKRVCLGPFRLNQH, encoded by the coding sequence ATGCCCGAAAGTTTTTTATCCAGTAACGAATCGATTGTTCTTAAAATTCCCTCTCTTCAACACGGTATGGATGTCTTCAATCTGGTAGCACGCTGCCCGCCATTGGATGCGAATTCCAGTTACTGCAATCTTCTGCAATGTAGTCATTTTTCCGAAACTTCTGTCGCTGCCTATATGGGCGACGAAATGGTTGGTTTTGTGTCTGCCTATCGCATTCCTGATCACCCTCATATTCTCTTTATTTGGCAGGTCGCGGTTGCCGAGCGAGCCAGGGGGCGAGGGCTGGCATCGCTCATGGTGGGCCACATTCTGGAGCGCCCGCAATGCGCCTCCGTCACTTATCTTGAAACCAGTATCACCCAGAGCAACGCGGCATCCTGGGCGTTTTTTAAACGCCTGGCGCAACGTCTGCGTGCTGATTTGAACTCAACATCATGGATGGAAAAAGATGTTCATTTTGACGGACAGCACGATTCTGAAAAGCGCGTGTGCCTGGGTCCTTTCCGTCTGAATCAACATTAA